AGGGGCGTTCTTCTTCCGCTTCCgcttctcctccacctcctcgATGATGCTGACCACGTCGTCCGCTGGCAGGTGGAGTTTGGTGGACAGCTCAATGAGGCTGTCGATCGTCTGCGGGTCCATCTCCTCGTCGTCGTCCTCCTCCCCGCCCTCCTCTGCCCCCTCGGCCTCCTTCCGCCGGTGGCCCGGCGTCTCCTCCTGGGAGCGCTTGTCCTCGGCGCCGGCTTCCCCGTCCTCCTCCTCCGCGAACAGGAGCGCGTTCTGCCGCGCCCTCTCCGCCTCCTCcgcctctgcctccgcctccgccgcctcctcatcctcttcccccaccctctcCTCCCCGCCGCGTCTCTCCTgctccgcctcctcctcctcccttgcGCTCTCTCGCTCCTCTGCCGCCTCCTGCAGCCCCCGACCCCCGAGGCCGCGCTGCCGGGCCCCGCCCTGCAGCAAATACTGGAGCAGCAGGTCCGAGGCGAGGTCGGCCAGCCGCTCTTCCTGCGCCGCGGCCTGCCGCGTGGCCTCCGCCTGCCGCCGCCCGGCCTCCACCTGCGCCAGCCCTTGCTGGAGAAGGCGCTCGCCCGCCTCGGAGCCGCCAAGGAGTGCGCTCTCCGGCCGGCGCGCCTTGGGGAACGGGGCGGCCAGGCCTTGGTACGCCTTGGACAAGGGTGCCAGTGCCTCGCCTAGGTGTGTTTTGGGGGAGGACACTCCTTCCCCGAACTTGTGGGTTTCGGGAAGGGGCCCGCTCTCGGGCATACGCGCCTGGAATTGCGAGGGGGCCGGGGGCGGCAGGGGCGCGCGCTCCGGGACACGCGCCTGGAACTCTCCCCAGGAAGCGCGCCACACGCGCTCTGGCCCCGGGCTCTCCAGATTCACTCGGGTCAGCGTGTGCGTGCGGGTTTCCGTCTCTGCTGCCGCCGTCTCCTGCTGGCGCTTGGCGCTACTTGGACTGAAATCTCGCAGTTCCTGGAGCAGGGACGCTAGCGCCTCGAGCTCCTCGGAGGGATCGCTCGCCTCGGGCCCATTCTCCGGAGTCTGAGGGCGAGGCGGAGCCGCGGGCTCCGGGCTCTCCGGCGCCGGGAGGCTGTGGGTCTGGCTGCGCACGGTCTCGGTCAGCAGAGCTTCAGCGGCTTCTTCCGCCGGTCCCTGCTGGGAGCCGCTTGGTGCGGGGGGCGAGGCGGGGCGGTCGAGTGCCTGCAGCAGCACCGCGGCCAGAGCCCGGGGATCCACGCCCTGGAAAAGCTCTCCCTCGTCCTGCGGCTCGGAATTCCGAGCGGCTCGGACCTCTGGGGCGCTGCCATCCTTTGGCCCGGGCACTGCGTCCCCGGCTACCGGCTCTTTATGCTCAGAGCTGAGGGGAGGAGGCTGCGCCTCAGGGCGACCCGGGGGTGCTGCCCCTAACCCCTTGATCAGCAGAAGGCAGAAGAGGGCCGAAGCCGACAATCTGAGGGCTTTCATGACCAAGGGGCTGCCGGAGACTGAAAAATAGAAGGGACCAAAAAAAGAGGATTTCTGTAAGAATTCCCCTCTCTAGGTCTACGTTCCCTTCCCCCACCTTTCAGCAGGAAACCCGGGGCTTCCCTGATCCCCCAAACCTTACCCAGAAGAGGAACGTTTAGGAGCAAAGGAGGAAGATGTTGTGCCGATCTCTGGAGCCGTGTAAATGGGAAAATAACCACTGAAGCCCTCGCTTACCCAGGGTCTCCTCGCCCCCTTCCCTGAGCCATCTCACTGCCATCGCCCACGTACTAAGCAGCAGcaatatgggggaaaaaaaatctctgctcCCTCCCCGTAGGACTCCCCGGATGGTGCGTGGGCGACTTCAGCAGCGAGAGAAAAAGCTGCGACTCCCCCGTTTACCGGGGACCCTTACCAGGGGG
This Macaca mulatta isolate MMU2019108-1 chromosome 3, T2T-MMU8v2.0, whole genome shotgun sequence DNA region includes the following protein-coding sequences:
- the VGF gene encoding neurosecretory protein VGF — encoded protein: MKALRLSASALFCLLLIKGLGAAPPGRPEAQPPPLSSEHKEPVAGDAVPGPKDGSAPEVRAARNSEPQDEGELFQGVDPRALAAVLLQALDRPASPPAPSGSQQGPAEEAAEALLTETVRSQTHSLPAPESPEPAAPPRPQTPENGPEASDPSEELEALASLLQELRDFSPSSAKRQQETAAAETETRTHTLTRVNLESPGPERVWRASWGEFQARVPERAPLPPPAPSQFQARMPESGPLPETHKFGEGVSSPKTHLGEALAPLSKAYQGLAAPFPKARRPESALLGGSEAGERLLQQGLAQVEAGRRQAEATRQAAAQEERLADLASDLLLQYLLQGGARQRGLGGRGLQEAAEERESAREEEEAEQERRGGEERVGEEDEEAAEAEAEAEEAERARQNALLFAEEEDGEAGAEDKRSQEETPGHRRKEAEGAEEGGEEDDDEEMDPQTIDSLIELSTKLHLPADDVVSIIEEVEEKRKRKKNAPPEPVPPPRAAPAPTHVRSPQPPPPAPAPARDELPDWNEVLPPWDREEDEVYPPGPYHPFPNYIRPRTLQPPSALRRRHYHHALPPSRHYPGREAQARRAQEEAEAEERRLQEQEELENYIEHVLLRRP